The following are from one region of the Nostoc cf. commune SO-36 genome:
- a CDS encoding YceD family protein, protein MDAIYIPQLIRASERTEEVQVNEFLPGLETLTPVRGHLRVQHHGNYLEVSGQAETIITCTCNRCLQQYNRRLGLDTKEIIWLDETANQQNDLPLEREVVMEELLESLPPDGYFYPNEWLYEQMCLAVPLRQLCDRNCPGIPVSSTVDISDNSDNSPETPVDNRWASLQELKKQLPG, encoded by the coding sequence ATGGACGCAATTTATATTCCGCAGCTAATTAGAGCATCGGAGCGGACAGAGGAAGTGCAGGTTAATGAATTTCTGCCTGGTCTGGAAACGTTGACACCAGTTCGCGGCCATCTGCGCGTGCAGCATCATGGCAATTACTTGGAAGTTTCCGGTCAGGCAGAAACAATTATTACTTGTACCTGCAACCGATGTTTGCAGCAATACAATCGACGGTTAGGGCTTGATACTAAGGAAATCATCTGGTTAGACGAAACTGCAAATCAGCAAAATGACTTGCCCTTAGAAAGGGAAGTGGTTATGGAAGAATTGCTTGAAAGCTTGCCGCCCGATGGTTATTTTTATCCTAACGAATGGCTGTATGAGCAGATGTGCTTGGCAGTACCCCTGCGCCAACTGTGCGATCGCAATTGTCCAGGTATTCCTGTAAGTAGTACAGTTGATATTTCTGATAATTCTGATAATAGTCCTGAAACTCCAGTCGATAACCGTTGGGCTTCTCTGCAAGAACTGAAAAAGCAACTTCCGGGCTAA
- a CDS encoding putative toxin-antitoxin system toxin component, PIN family, giving the protein MGASIVMVCPRVVIDTNIIISALIFGGRVSRLRLAWQDDLFTPLVSKATTTELIRVLAYPKFKLTPTEQEDLLSDYILFCEAVAMPGRLPVIPECRDPFDVAFLLLAVVSEADYLVTGDRDLLSLKDNFSCPIITAEDFLNVIDGQSP; this is encoded by the coding sequence TTGGGCGCGTCAATCGTAATGGTTTGTCCACGGGTGGTAATTGATACTAATATTATCATCTCGGCGCTGATATTTGGGGGCAGAGTATCTAGGCTTCGTTTAGCATGGCAGGACGATCTCTTCACTCCCCTGGTTTCTAAAGCGACAACAACTGAGTTAATCCGAGTGCTGGCTTATCCAAAGTTTAAGCTCACGCCAACCGAGCAAGAAGATTTACTATCGGATTACATACTCTTTTGTGAAGCTGTAGCAATGCCCGGCCGCTTACCTGTAATTCCTGAATGTCGTGATCCGTTTGATGTGGCTTTTTTACTTTTGGCTGTGGTCAGTGAGGCTGATTATCTCGTGACAGGCGATCGCGATTTACTCAGTCTAAAAGATAATTTTTCTTGCCCGATTATCACGGCTGAAGATTTTCTAAATGTTATTGATGGTCAGTCACCCTAA
- a CDS encoding AbrB/MazE/SpoVT family DNA-binding domain-containing protein: MLTKLTSKNQLTLPKSITREIGEAEYFEVKVEGGQIILTPVKIQRADAVRSKLADLGLSEQDVADAVAWARQS, encoded by the coding sequence ATGCTCACCAAGTTAACTTCTAAAAATCAACTAACGCTGCCTAAAAGTATTACTCGTGAAATCGGTGAGGCTGAGTATTTTGAGGTAAAGGTGGAGGGAGGGCAAATTATTCTGACTCCTGTAAAAATTCAGCGGGCTGATGCAGTTCGATCTAAGCTGGCGGATTTAGGACTGAGTGAGCAGGATGTGGCTGATGCAGTGGCTTGGGCGCGTCAATCGTAA
- a CDS encoding RibD family protein, which produces MSAIQTTVVLAMTADGKISAVDPKAPRDADPDDQAHLEYQVSFADLVLVGAGTIRAEGGTFTIRNPELLAARKVRGQSPQPITCVVSGSLDLSLDLPFLSQDIERWIFTTRTGLERNSDTKTLQKLAELIDLGDTDLDWDRAYSLITERGIHKIVVLGGGSLTASLVKAGRIDDWWLTIWPVIFGGKYAPSPVEGEGFLPSAAPHLQLVETRQIGSELFLHYRILK; this is translated from the coding sequence ATGTCAGCTATCCAAACAACTGTGGTTCTTGCCATGACGGCAGATGGAAAGATTAGTGCCGTAGATCCTAAAGCACCCCGTGATGCCGATCCAGATGATCAAGCCCATCTGGAGTATCAAGTTTCATTTGCTGATTTAGTCTTGGTAGGAGCAGGGACGATTCGGGCTGAGGGGGGAACTTTTACAATTCGTAATCCTGAACTGTTGGCAGCACGCAAAGTTCGGGGTCAATCTCCCCAACCCATTACCTGCGTTGTCTCAGGTTCTCTTGACCTATCGCTGGACTTGCCTTTTTTAAGCCAGGACATTGAGCGATGGATTTTTACAACACGAACTGGTTTAGAACGCAATTCTGATACAAAAACTTTGCAAAAACTGGCTGAATTAATTGATTTGGGAGATACAGACCTAGACTGGGATCGGGCTTACAGCCTAATAACAGAGCGAGGTATTCATAAAATCGTTGTTTTGGGAGGCGGCTCTTTAACAGCTTCTCTAGTAAAAGCTGGGCGAATTGACGATTGGTGGTTGACAATTTGGCCGGTTATTTTTGGAGGAAAGTACGCTCCTAGTCCTGTAGAAGGAGAGGGTTTTCTTCCTAGTGCAGCGCCTCATCTTCAACTCGTCGAAACTCGTCAGATTGGAAGTGAGTTGTTTTTACACTATCGGATACTCAAGTAA
- the psbA gene encoding photosystem II q(b) protein, with protein sequence MTTTLQQRSSANVWDRFCEWITSTNNRIYIGWFGVVMIPTLLAATACFVIAFIAAPPVDIDGIREPVAGSLIYGNNIISGAVVPSSNAIGLHFYPIWEAASLDEWLYNGGPYQLVIFHFLIGVFCYLGREWELSYRLGMRPWIAIAYSAPVAAASAVFLVYPIGQGSFSDGMPLGISGTFNFMIVFQAEHNILMHPFHQLGVAGVFGGSLFSAMHGSLVTSSLVRETTETESQNYGYKFGQEEETYNIVAAHGYFGRLIFQYASFNNSRSLHFFLAAWPVIGIWFTALGVSTMAFNLNGFNFNQSIIDSEGRVIATWADVINRANLGMEVMHERNAHNFPLDLAAGDFAPVALTAPAING encoded by the coding sequence ATGACAACAACCTTACAACAGCGCTCAAGCGCCAATGTATGGGATCGATTCTGCGAATGGATCACCAGCACCAACAACCGTATTTACATCGGTTGGTTCGGCGTAGTCATGATTCCAACCTTGTTAGCCGCTACCGCCTGCTTCGTAATCGCCTTTATCGCAGCACCTCCAGTAGACATCGACGGTATCCGTGAACCAGTTGCAGGTTCATTAATTTACGGAAACAACATCATCTCCGGTGCAGTTGTTCCTTCCTCCAATGCAATCGGCTTGCACTTCTACCCAATTTGGGAAGCAGCATCCTTAGACGAGTGGTTGTACAACGGTGGCCCTTACCAATTGGTAATTTTCCACTTCCTGATTGGCGTATTCTGCTACTTGGGTCGTGAATGGGAACTATCCTACCGCTTAGGTATGCGTCCTTGGATTGCTATAGCTTATTCTGCACCAGTAGCAGCAGCAAGCGCAGTCTTCTTGGTATACCCAATCGGACAAGGTTCTTTCTCAGATGGTATGCCCTTGGGTATTTCTGGAACATTCAACTTCATGATCGTGTTCCAAGCAGAACACAACATCTTGATGCACCCCTTCCACCAACTCGGTGTAGCAGGTGTATTCGGCGGAAGTTTGTTCAGTGCAATGCACGGTTCACTTGTAACTTCTTCCTTGGTTCGTGAAACAACCGAAACCGAATCACAAAACTACGGTTACAAATTCGGTCAAGAAGAAGAAACCTACAACATCGTTGCAGCCCACGGCTACTTCGGTCGTCTAATCTTCCAATACGCTTCATTCAACAACAGCCGTTCACTGCACTTCTTCTTAGCAGCATGGCCTGTAATCGGCATCTGGTTCACCGCCTTGGGTGTAAGCACAATGGCGTTCAACTTGAACGGTTTCAACTTCAACCAATCAATCATTGACTCTGAAGGTCGTGTGATTGCAACTTGGGCAGACGTAATCAACCGCGCTAACTTGGGTATGGAAGTAATGCACGAGCGCAACGCTCACAACTTCCCTCTAGACTTGGCTGCTGGTGACTTTGCTCCTGTAGCTCTAACCGCTCCTGCTATCAACGGTTAA